One Candidatus Korarchaeum sp. DNA segment encodes these proteins:
- the cas2 gene encoding CRISPR-associated endonuclease Cas2, giving the protein MRVLVIYDITPDDVRLRVASICKDFGLVRIQKSAFLGALNSERRKEMRVRLERVMSGVKGNVQIFQIPDPYAELREVIGEVEEYEEEELVF; this is encoded by the coding sequence ATGCGCGTCCTCGTGATATACGACATAACCCCGGATGACGTGAGGCTGAGGGTGGCCAGCATATGCAAGGACTTCGGGCTGGTTAGAATACAGAAGAGCGCCTTCTTAGGAGCCTTAAACAGTGAAAGGAGGAAGGAGATGAGGGTAAGGCTTGAGAGGGTGATGTCAGGGGTTAAGGGGAACGTTCAAATCTTCCAGATACCTGATCCTTACGCGGAGCTGAGGGAGGTCATCGGGGAGGTTGAGGAGTACGAGGAAGAGGAGCTCGTGTTCTGA
- the cas1 gene encoding CRISPR-associated endonuclease Cas1, which yields MRRRIVISSYGVFLGTKGGRIVVKKGGEVLSEVPAFEVSQVLLDTRGASISTSAILLLLRHGAEVLLLRRGRLMGKLTPARRGANVHLRMRQYDIRDKEEGLGLARAFVMGKIRNQADMLKSLAKNREGPIRSELKRAALELEMKITLVKDQRGPPEVVRANLVSLEADAGKSYWGSLARVLPRELGFTSRKKRYEEPKDPFNVILNYLYSVLMSEAWFFLESVGLDPFMGFLHAPSNRRPALAADFIEEFRQPVVDRVALGLVNDVGRIFDGASLTDEGRKMLMRAYEERMKTMVTFRGRKLSIRNQMKLQAERLASAVMGRSEYEPFRVRW from the coding sequence TTGAGAAGGAGGATCGTCATCTCTAGCTACGGAGTGTTCCTAGGGACTAAAGGGGGGAGGATAGTCGTGAAGAAGGGGGGAGAGGTCCTGTCGGAGGTGCCCGCCTTCGAGGTATCTCAGGTGCTCCTCGACACCAGGGGTGCCTCAATCTCGACCTCAGCGATACTGCTCCTGCTCAGGCACGGGGCTGAAGTGCTCCTGCTCAGGAGAGGGAGGCTCATGGGGAAGCTGACGCCCGCTAGGAGAGGAGCCAACGTCCACCTGAGGATGAGGCAGTACGATATAAGGGACAAGGAGGAGGGGCTGGGGCTAGCGAGGGCGTTCGTCATGGGGAAGATAAGGAACCAAGCCGATATGCTCAAATCATTAGCTAAGAACAGGGAGGGACCCATCAGATCTGAGCTGAAGAGAGCTGCTCTCGAACTTGAGATGAAAATTACGCTTGTTAAGGATCAAAGAGGACCTCCTGAAGTCGTTAGAGCTAATTTAGTGAGCTTGGAGGCTGATGCGGGTAAGTCCTACTGGGGCTCGCTGGCCAGGGTCCTGCCTCGGGAGCTCGGGTTCACCTCGAGGAAGAAGCGGTACGAGGAACCGAAGGATCCGTTCAACGTGATCCTGAACTACCTTTACTCCGTCCTAATGTCCGAAGCCTGGTTCTTCCTCGAGTCAGTTGGATTGGACCCCTTCATGGGCTTCCTGCACGCCCCTAGCAACAGGAGACCCGCCTTAGCGGCCGACTTCATCGAGGAGTTCAGGCAGCCCGTGGTCGACAGGGTGGCCCTGGGGCTCGTCAACGACGTTGGGCGCATATTTGATGGAGCTTCCTTAACCGATGAAGGAAGAAAAATGCTTATGAGAGCTTATGAGGAGAGGATGAAGACGATGGTCACCTTCAGGGGAAGAAAGCTGAGCATAAGGAATCAGATGAAGCTCCAGGCTGAGAGACTAGCTTCAGCGGTGATGGGAAGGAGCGAGTACGAGCCATTCAGGGTGAGGTGGTGA
- the cas4a gene encoding type I-A CRISPR-associated protein Cas4/Csa1 codes for MIFLRDSSSEKRIRFLRQNLQPIRVRGWNWESPPVKPVLNMGFGVSELTSRYCGTMRDVYVRRVLGRRPSATPLMLRGVVYHEAISRAITDVKRFLFSNGISTGHSLLEALLPRAEDSVTQLLNELRTEEESLRKDASTLYRFVVIQLAAEVDRTLSKHPNIELDSLVFNSLPHISERVVDGSLIGLGKQIKIDLLLEGIIIDIKTGEPRDFHRLGPVGYALALEADSGTPVDIGAVMYVRVDRWPLISYDIFEISDELRLEFLSLRDEASAIVANSEDPGRPISCSDSCPFWEVCS; via the coding sequence ATGATATTCTTAAGGGATTCTAGCAGCGAGAAGAGGATCAGGTTCCTGAGGCAGAACCTACAGCCGATAAGGGTGAGGGGCTGGAACTGGGAATCCCCTCCCGTTAAACCCGTTCTGAACATGGGGTTCGGGGTGAGTGAGCTCACCTCCAGGTACTGCGGGACCATGAGGGACGTGTACGTGAGGAGGGTCCTCGGAAGGAGGCCCAGCGCTACCCCTCTGATGCTGAGGGGAGTGGTGTACCATGAAGCGATCTCAAGGGCTATAACCGATGTGAAGAGGTTCCTCTTCAGCAACGGTATCTCCACGGGCCACTCTCTGCTGGAGGCCCTGCTCCCCAGGGCTGAGGATAGCGTGACCCAGCTCCTAAATGAGTTGAGAACCGAGGAAGAGAGCCTGAGGAAGGATGCTTCTACTCTCTACAGGTTCGTAGTGATTCAGCTAGCTGCTGAAGTAGATAGGACCCTCTCGAAGCACCCCAACATAGAGCTCGACTCCCTGGTCTTCAACTCGCTGCCGCACATAAGCGAGAGGGTAGTCGATGGAAGCTTGATAGGTCTCGGGAAGCAGATAAAGATAGATCTCCTTCTGGAGGGAATCATCATCGATATAAAGACCGGGGAACCGAGGGACTTCCACAGACTTGGACCAGTGGGCTACGCTCTGGCCTTGGAGGCGGACTCAGGGACGCCAGTGGATATAGGAGCTGTCATGTACGTCAGAGTCGATAGGTGGCCCCTGATAAGCTACGACATCTTCGAGATAAGCGATGAGCTTAGGCTCGAGTTCCTCTCCCTCAGAGATGAGGCCTCAGCGATAGTGGCTAATTCAGAGGATCCCGGAAGGCCCATTAGCTGCTCAGATTCCTGCCCGTTCTGGGAGGTATGTTCTTGA